From one Planctomycetota bacterium genomic stretch:
- a CDS encoding ABC transporter ATP-binding protein has protein sequence MPEGRGNLHVEGVTKSFDGTPVLREVSLAVAGGEFVTLVGPSGCGKTTLIRIIAGLELADAGSVILSGHDITRLPAHRRSVNTVFQDYALFPHLSVFENVAFGLRSRKVPQAEVARRVGAALDLLRLGDFARRHPHQLSGGQKQRVALARALVNEPEVLLLDEPMSALDAKLRGEVRLELRRLQRQLGRAFLLVTHDQDEAMTVSDRLFVMREGQIEQSGPPAAVYERPRTRFVAEFLGSANLIPGTASGGSVETRLGALTPRCRPLWEEGTLAIRPERVRLCKERPAANAVRARVREVIYCGDHVDLFMEPGPLRVRAEPAAALRIGDDTWLELPADHLEALDG, from the coding sequence ATGCCTGAGGGCCGCGGCAACCTGCACGTCGAGGGCGTGACCAAGAGCTTCGACGGCACGCCCGTGCTGCGCGAGGTAAGCCTCGCGGTCGCCGGCGGCGAGTTCGTCACCCTGGTCGGCCCGTCGGGCTGCGGCAAGACGACGCTCATCCGAATCATCGCGGGCCTCGAGCTGGCCGACGCCGGCTCCGTGATCCTGAGCGGCCACGACATCACGCGCCTGCCCGCCCACCGCCGCTCGGTGAACACGGTGTTCCAGGACTACGCGCTCTTCCCCCACCTGAGCGTGTTCGAGAACGTGGCCTTCGGGCTGCGCAGCCGCAAGGTGCCGCAGGCCGAGGTGGCCCGCCGCGTGGGGGCGGCGCTCGACCTGTTGCGCCTGGGCGACTTCGCCCGCCGCCACCCGCACCAGCTCTCGGGCGGGCAGAAGCAGCGGGTGGCCCTCGCGAGGGCGCTGGTGAACGAGCCCGAGGTGCTGCTGCTCGACGAGCCGATGTCGGCCCTCGACGCCAAGCTGCGGGGCGAGGTGCGGCTCGAACTCCGCCGCCTCCAGCGCCAGCTCGGCAGGGCGTTTCTGCTCGTGACCCACGACCAGGACGAGGCGATGACCGTCTCGGACCGCCTTTTCGTGATGCGCGAGGGGCAGATCGAGCAGAGCGGCCCGCCTGCCGCGGTCTATGAGCGCCCCCGCACCCGCTTTGTCGCCGAATTCCTCGGCTCGGCGAATCTGATCCCGGGCACGGCGTCGGGCGGGAGCGTTGAGACGCGGCTCGGCGCCCTGACCCCGCGCTGCCGGCCGCTCTGGGAGGAGGGCACGCTGGCCATCCGGCCCGAACGGGTGCGACTCTGCAAGGAGCGTCCCGCCGCCAACGCCGTCCGCGCCCGGGTGCGGGAGGTGATCTACTGCGGCGACCACGTGGACCTCTTCATGGAGCCCGGACCGCTGCGCGTGCGGGCAGAGCCGGCCGCCGCCCTCCGCATCGGCGACGACACGTGGCTCGAGCTGCCGGCGGACCACCTGGAGGCGCTCGATGGCTGA
- the tnpA gene encoding IS200/IS605 family transposase: MAQSLANVLVHLIFSTKNRRPLIRPEIEHELHAYLAAVCREMGCPALDVGGTEDHVHILFSLSRTVTLSKLDEEVKKRSSKWIKTKGEAFADFAWQAGYGAFSIGQSGVAGVKEYIARQKEHHRKVSFQDELRALLRKYQVAFDERYLWE; this comes from the coding sequence ATGGCCCAGTCCCTGGCAAATGTGCTCGTCCACCTGATCTTCAGCACGAAGAACCGGCGCCCGCTCATCCGCCCCGAGATCGAGCACGAGTTGCACGCCTACCTGGCCGCTGTGTGCCGCGAGATGGGCTGCCCGGCCCTCGATGTTGGCGGCACGGAGGACCACGTTCACATCCTCTTCTCGCTCTCGCGGACGGTCACGCTGAGCAAGCTCGACGAGGAGGTGAAAAAACGCTCATCGAAATGGATCAAGACCAAAGGCGAGGCCTTCGCCGACTTTGCTTGGCAGGCGGGTTACGGGGCCTTCTCGATTGGGCAATCGGGGGTCGCGGGCGTCAAAGAGTACATCGCCAGGCAGAAGGAACATCACCGCAAGGTGTCGTTCCAAGACGAGTTGCGGGCCCTCCTCCGCAAGTACCAGGTGGCATTCGATGAACGGTACCTCTGGGAATAG
- a CDS encoding CopG family transcriptional regulator — MTAKRQGQEIITFKSDPALVAAMRGIPNRSEFIRAAILAALDGACPLCKGTGILTPEQRRHWDAFAADHAVKECDECHALHMVCTNRPRPARRAHPHS; from the coding sequence ATGACAGCGAAGCGGCAGGGGCAGGAGATCATCACCTTCAAGAGCGACCCCGCGCTCGTGGCGGCCATGAGGGGCATCCCCAATCGCTCGGAGTTCATCCGAGCGGCGATCCTGGCCGCGCTCGACGGCGCGTGCCCCCTGTGCAAGGGCACGGGCATCCTGACGCCCGAGCAGCGACGGCACTGGGACGCCTTCGCCGCCGACCACGCGGTGAAGGAGTGCGACGAGTGCCACGCGCTGCACATGGTCTGCACGAACCGGCCGCGGCCCGCTCGCCGCGCGCATCCGCACTCCTGA
- a CDS encoding ABC transporter permease: MAELRRANVRALPLIVWYGRLVTRRRLWGEGALLGLGAVVWLLVLLVLPMIALVALAFAQRGPYGEITWDFTTENFRRLLGYGAFGWSADYVRILGRSLWVAFVTTVLCVALSYPLAFFIAGRSRVTRYVLLGLAIVPFCTNLVIRTYGWMMIFRFVPAEAGLYPGPFAVFVGMVSSELPFALLPLYAVVERLDWSLVEAARDLYASRPRVFLHAIVPQTLPGLAAATILTFIPAIGAFVVPDLLGGAKYMLVGNLIQQQFGASRDLPFGAAVSLALLILTLVGLFVIHRPARQEAAR, translated from the coding sequence ATGGCTGAGCTTCGGCGTGCAAATGTGCGCGCGCTGCCGCTGATCGTGTGGTACGGGCGCCTCGTGACGCGCCGCCGGCTCTGGGGCGAGGGCGCGCTGCTCGGCCTCGGCGCCGTGGTCTGGCTGCTGGTGCTTCTCGTGCTGCCGATGATCGCCCTGGTCGCCCTCGCCTTCGCCCAGCGCGGGCCGTACGGCGAAATCACCTGGGACTTCACAACAGAGAACTTCCGCCGCCTGCTCGGCTACGGGGCGTTCGGCTGGTCGGCCGACTATGTGCGCATCCTGGGCCGGAGCCTGTGGGTCGCCTTCGTGACGACCGTGCTGTGCGTGGCCCTGTCGTATCCGCTGGCCTTCTTCATCGCCGGGCGGTCGCGGGTGACCCGCTACGTGCTGCTCGGCCTCGCCATCGTGCCGTTCTGCACCAACCTGGTGATCCGCACGTACGGCTGGATGATGATCTTCCGCTTCGTGCCGGCGGAGGCGGGGTTGTATCCCGGGCCGTTCGCCGTGTTCGTGGGCATGGTCTCGAGCGAGCTGCCGTTCGCGCTGCTGCCGCTCTACGCGGTGGTCGAGCGGCTCGACTGGTCGCTGGTCGAGGCGGCGCGCGACCTGTACGCCTCGCGCCCCCGCGTGTTCCTGCATGCCATCGTGCCGCAGACGCTGCCCGGCCTCGCGGCGGCCACGATCCTCACGTTCATCCCCGCCATCGGGGCGTTCGTGGTGCCCGACCTGTTGGGCGGGGCGAAGTACATGCTCGTCGGCAACCTGATTCAGCAGCAGTTCGGCGCGAGCCGCGACCTGCCGTTCGGCGCGGCCGTGAGCCTCGCGCTGCTCATCCTCACGCTCGTCGGGCTCTTCGTCATTCACAGGCCGGCGCGCCAGGAGGCCGCGCGATGA
- a CDS encoding alpha/beta fold hydrolase, with product MRRRRWIMCVVVLSVAPVAAAGSGLEDLKTAFEAREFAASDGGNLLYRLLRPKGYDPNKAYPLVLFLHGAGGRGDDNWGQIKDQPAALLALASDAIQDRHPCLVVAPQCPPGKQWVNTPWGKGSYSQEKVPVSAELRRVLELLAQLRTEFQVDARRVYVTGISMGGYGTWDILAREPKLFAAGIAVCGAGDPSRATSIARIPVWAFHGDQDGVVPVSGSREMVEALKKAGASPKYSEFPGVGHGSWGPAYATKDLWEWLFEQKRAD from the coding sequence ATGCGCAGGCGTCGTTGGATCATGTGCGTTGTGGTGTTGAGCGTGGCACCGGTGGCAGCCGCAGGCAGCGGCCTGGAGGATCTGAAGACGGCCTTCGAGGCGCGGGAGTTCGCGGCCTCCGATGGCGGCAACCTGCTCTATCGCCTCCTGCGGCCGAAGGGCTACGACCCCAATAAGGCGTATCCCCTCGTGCTCTTCCTCCACGGGGCGGGCGGGCGCGGCGACGACAATTGGGGGCAGATCAAGGACCAGCCCGCGGCCCTCCTCGCCCTGGCAAGCGACGCCATCCAGGACAGGCACCCGTGCCTGGTCGTCGCCCCCCAGTGCCCGCCCGGCAAGCAGTGGGTGAACACGCCCTGGGGCAAAGGGTCCTACTCGCAGGAGAAGGTGCCGGTCTCGGCCGAGCTGAGGCGCGTGCTGGAACTCCTCGCCCAGCTTCGCACTGAGTTCCAGGTGGACGCCCGCCGCGTGTACGTCACGGGCATCTCGATGGGCGGCTACGGGACGTGGGACATCCTGGCGCGGGAGCCGAAGCTGTTTGCGGCGGGCATCGCGGTGTGCGGCGCGGGCGACCCGTCGCGGGCGACGAGCATCGCGAGGATCCCCGTCTGGGCGTTCCACGGCGACCAGGACGGCGTGGTGCCGGTGAGCGGCTCGCGCGAGATGGTGGAGGCGCTCAAGAAGGCGGGCGCCAGCCCGAAGTACAGCGAGTTCCCCGGCGTGGGCCACGGCTCGTGGGGGCCGGCCTATGCGACCAAGGACCTGTGGGAGTGGCTCTTCGAGCAGAAGCGGGCCGATTGA
- a CDS encoding archease, producing MHSFDFLDHTADVGIRARGDSLPELLAACAEGMFAILVEAGEAREELAAEIALEADDAEELVHTWLRELLFRFSAEGFLPHRFEIEASETHLRARCHGERFDPGRHRGGTEIKAVTYHGFRVERTPDGWLADVLFDV from the coding sequence GTGCACTCCTTCGACTTCCTCGACCACACGGCCGACGTGGGCATCCGCGCCCGCGGCGACTCGCTGCCCGAGCTGCTCGCGGCCTGCGCCGAGGGCATGTTCGCCATCCTCGTCGAGGCCGGCGAGGCTCGCGAAGAGCTGGCCGCCGAGATCGCCCTCGAGGCCGACGACGCCGAGGAACTCGTCCACACCTGGCTGCGCGAGCTGCTCTTCCGCTTCAGCGCCGAGGGCTTCCTGCCCCACCGCTTCGAAATCGAGGCGAGCGAGACCCATCTCCGCGCCCGCTGCCACGGCGAGCGCTTCGACCCCGGCCGCCACCGCGGCGGCACTGAGATCAAGGCCGTCACCTATCACGGCTTCCGGGTGGAACGGACGCCGGACGGCTGGCTCGCCGACGTGCTCTTCGACGTTTGA
- a CDS encoding beta-galactosidase trimerization domain-containing protein, with translation MRRRLMMVAAAVALGVAARAAEDPYLAYIRSAPEFKPVRRDPKMLLGRWNTWVYMPWRYQWHIGTGDAGGQFCKDYGFNGGFTDHGDTRVLPWLEKWGLLFYNDHTAAKGYLYLNRADWKRIQTDGRALRFGANGPRPLDAAMLEKLKGIVTERVNGLKKSPVRAAYALDDEISWGSFVKPIPWRIHDDDADYEKWLVAYTGDPTAKAQYLTPEFTRAQLGKPLGQLDFSPFLDRMTYNDSYWAVFLRQLVETSNAADPETPCGFVGGQSPNLFGGYDYAKLMKNIQFLESYNIGSSTAIIRSFNPQNAMPIVTTHFHNDGRGTANDIWQTWYYLAHGNRGMIGWVEGWFEQDGTPRPWLKEYAPTNKEVGGVQGRKLVGARWLHDGVAVYYSHPSIQVSWCLDSEAHGKTWVNRNNDHRLGTSHLVRKAWEYLLTDSGLQFNFVPYDEVVVGGVPKEYRVLILPACYALSDIEAVRIREFVEAGGTLIADFAPGLFDHRGKGRAKGALDDLFGVKHDGTETKRDFFGGDGKLWVETNQDAAFGYKKYRELFATVPCKLADEFAIAEPKLKTHIIRKIGKGTAVLVNLSPQRYLQYREEGSASEQHRNVFVQYALSGGAKPWVRVAGPDGARPRNCEATYWSKGGRTYVFVLQNAEVTGSDVGGGGVEGLAAKKHPITVAFPSPVKDAIDERTGKKLGDGASFTLDFNPVEAAFFSFEGGGRKE, from the coding sequence ATGAGGCGTCGGCTGATGATGGTGGCGGCTGCTGTGGCACTTGGCGTCGCTGCTCGCGCCGCCGAAGACCCCTATCTCGCCTACATCAGGTCGGCCCCCGAGTTCAAGCCGGTCCGCCGCGACCCCAAGATGCTCCTCGGCCGCTGGAACACGTGGGTCTACATGCCCTGGCGCTACCAGTGGCACATCGGCACGGGCGACGCCGGCGGCCAGTTCTGCAAGGACTACGGCTTCAACGGCGGCTTCACCGACCACGGCGACACCCGCGTGCTGCCCTGGCTCGAGAAGTGGGGCCTGCTGTTCTACAACGACCACACGGCGGCCAAGGGCTACCTCTACCTCAACCGCGCCGACTGGAAGCGCATCCAGACCGACGGCCGGGCGCTGCGGTTCGGTGCCAACGGCCCGCGGCCGCTCGACGCCGCCATGCTCGAGAAGCTCAAGGGCATCGTCACCGAGCGCGTCAACGGCCTGAAAAAGAGCCCCGTGCGCGCGGCTTACGCTCTCGACGACGAAATCTCCTGGGGCTCGTTCGTGAAACCCATCCCCTGGCGCATCCATGACGACGACGCCGACTACGAGAAGTGGCTCGTCGCCTACACGGGCGACCCGACCGCGAAGGCGCAGTACCTCACGCCCGAGTTCACCCGCGCCCAGCTCGGCAAGCCGTTAGGCCAGCTCGACTTCTCGCCCTTCCTCGACCGCATGACCTACAACGACAGCTACTGGGCCGTGTTCCTGCGCCAACTCGTCGAGACGTCCAACGCCGCGGACCCCGAGACCCCGTGCGGCTTCGTGGGCGGCCAGTCGCCCAACCTTTTCGGCGGCTACGACTACGCCAAGCTGATGAAGAACATCCAGTTCCTCGAATCCTACAACATCGGCTCGTCCACGGCCATCATCCGCTCGTTCAACCCCCAGAACGCCATGCCCATCGTGACGACGCACTTCCACAACGACGGCCGCGGCACGGCCAACGACATCTGGCAGACCTGGTACTACCTGGCCCACGGCAACCGCGGGATGATCGGCTGGGTGGAGGGCTGGTTCGAGCAGGACGGCACGCCGCGTCCCTGGCTCAAGGAGTACGCCCCCACGAACAAAGAGGTCGGCGGCGTCCAGGGCAGGAAGCTCGTGGGCGCACGATGGCTTCACGACGGCGTGGCCGTCTACTACTCGCACCCCTCGATCCAGGTGTCGTGGTGCCTCGACAGCGAGGCGCACGGCAAGACCTGGGTCAACCGCAACAACGACCACCGCCTCGGCACCAGCCACCTCGTGCGCAAGGCCTGGGAGTACCTGCTCACCGACAGCGGCCTCCAGTTCAACTTCGTCCCCTATGACGAGGTCGTTGTCGGCGGGGTGCCGAAGGAGTACAGGGTCCTCATCCTCCCCGCCTGCTATGCCTTGAGCGACATCGAGGCCGTGCGAATCCGGGAGTTCGTCGAGGCCGGCGGCACCTTGATCGCCGACTTCGCCCCCGGCCTCTTCGACCACCGTGGCAAGGGGCGCGCCAAGGGCGCGCTCGACGACCTCTTCGGCGTCAAGCACGACGGCACGGAGACCAAGCGCGACTTCTTCGGCGGCGACGGCAAGCTCTGGGTCGAGACCAACCAGGATGCCGCCTTCGGCTACAAGAAGTATCGCGAGCTCTTCGCCACTGTGCCGTGCAAGCTGGCCGACGAGTTCGCCATCGCCGAACCGAAGCTCAAGACCCACATCATCAGGAAGATTGGCAAGGGCACGGCGGTCCTCGTCAACCTCTCGCCCCAGCGTTACCTTCAGTACCGTGAGGAGGGCTCGGCGAGCGAGCAGCACCGCAACGTCTTCGTCCAGTACGCCCTCAGCGGCGGCGCCAAGCCGTGGGTGCGCGTGGCCGGCCCCGACGGCGCAAGGCCGCGGAACTGCGAAGCCACCTATTGGAGCAAGGGGGGGCGGACCTACGTCTTCGTCCTCCAGAACGCCGAGGTCACAGGCAGCGACGTCGGGGGTGGCGGCGTCGAGGGTCTCGCCGCCAAGAAGCACCCCATCACCGTCGCCTTCCCCTCCCCTGTCAAGGACGCAATAGACGAGCGCACGGGCAAGAAGCTCGGGGACGGCGCATCGTTCACCCTCGACTTCAACCCCGTGGAAGCCGCCTTCTTCAGCTTCGAGGGCGGGGGGCGCAAGGAGTAG
- a CDS encoding spermidine/putrescine ABC transporter substrate-binding protein, whose product MRRVAALALAALALGCSQAEKPKPQVTVYMYSEYIDPELPREFEAQTGIRVRLDVYEATEEMMAKLQQAGGASQYDVVVVSDHAIPVLTKLGLLQPLEAAKLPNAKNVSPQFANPPYDPGSKYSLPYQWGTMGLLYRKDKVPQAAELSWSLLLEPAKQPGLFVLIDSMRDMMAVALKMHGASVNSRKPDEVRAASDLILAAKRSTRCLGFEGGVGGKNKVADGTATLAVVYSGDALKACQENDQLAYGVPREGSIIWVDAMTIPVNAPNPDAAHQFINFILDAKVGARLSEFTCYATPNAASLPLLKQEDRENPAIYPPEETLKKLEYLEDLGDDSKLYDEIWTAVKAR is encoded by the coding sequence ATGCGCCGCGTCGCCGCGTTGGCCCTGGCCGCCCTCGCCCTCGGCTGCTCGCAGGCCGAGAAGCCGAAGCCGCAGGTCACGGTCTACATGTACTCGGAGTACATTGACCCCGAGCTGCCCCGGGAGTTCGAGGCGCAGACGGGCATCCGCGTGCGCCTGGACGTGTACGAGGCCACCGAGGAGATGATGGCCAAGCTCCAGCAGGCCGGCGGTGCCAGCCAGTACGACGTGGTGGTGGTGAGCGACCACGCGATCCCCGTGCTGACCAAGCTCGGCCTCCTCCAGCCGCTCGAGGCGGCGAAGCTGCCGAACGCGAAGAACGTGAGCCCGCAGTTCGCCAACCCGCCGTACGACCCAGGCAGCAAGTACAGCCTCCCCTATCAGTGGGGCACGATGGGCCTGCTGTATCGCAAGGACAAGGTGCCGCAGGCCGCCGAGCTGTCGTGGTCGCTGCTGCTCGAGCCCGCGAAGCAGCCCGGCCTCTTCGTGCTGATCGACTCGATGCGCGACATGATGGCCGTGGCGCTCAAGATGCACGGGGCCTCGGTGAACTCGCGCAAGCCCGACGAGGTGCGGGCCGCGAGCGACCTCATCCTGGCGGCGAAGAGGAGCACGCGGTGCCTCGGCTTCGAGGGCGGCGTGGGCGGCAAGAACAAGGTGGCCGACGGCACGGCCACGCTCGCCGTGGTCTACAGCGGCGACGCCCTCAAGGCCTGCCAGGAGAACGACCAACTGGCCTATGGCGTGCCCAGGGAGGGCTCGATCATCTGGGTGGACGCCATGACCATTCCCGTGAATGCCCCGAACCCCGACGCCGCGCACCAGTTCATCAACTTCATCCTCGACGCCAAGGTGGGCGCGCGCCTCTCGGAGTTCACCTGCTACGCCACGCCCAACGCGGCCAGCCTGCCCCTCCTCAAGCAGGAGGACCGCGAGAACCCGGCCATCTATCCCCCCGAGGAAACCCTCAAGAAGCTCGAATACCTGGAGGACCTGGGCGACGACAGCAAGCTCTACGACGAGATCTGGACGGCGGTGAAGGCGCGATAG
- the tnpA gene encoding IS200/IS605 family transposase, whose amino-acid sequence MAYTSLMYHIVFSTKERRPLITPEALPRTCQYIGGIIRNADGQLLAANGTRDHIHLAAIAGPTLALAKFIQLIKGNSSKWIHETFPELRDLYWQESYGAFTVSSSGLPRLMAYIQAQEEHHKAVDFRQEFIALLKRHGVAYDDRYIWR is encoded by the coding sequence GTGGCTTACACGAGCCTCATGTACCATATCGTGTTCTCCACCAAGGAGCGGCGCCCGCTCATCACCCCCGAGGCTCTGCCCAGAACCTGCCAGTACATCGGCGGCATCATCCGCAACGCCGACGGACAACTGCTCGCAGCCAACGGCACCCGAGACCACATTCACCTGGCCGCGATCGCTGGCCCGACCCTCGCCCTCGCCAAGTTCATCCAGCTCATCAAGGGCAACTCCTCGAAGTGGATCCACGAGACGTTCCCCGAACTCAGGGATCTGTACTGGCAGGAAAGCTACGGCGCCTTCACCGTGTCGTCTTCGGGGCTTCCTCGCCTGATGGCCTACATTCAGGCCCAGGAGGAACACCACAAGGCCGTAGACTTCCGCCAGGAGTTCATCGCCTTGCTCAAGCGACACGGCGTGGCCTACGACGACCGTTACATCTGGCGGTGA
- a CDS encoding ABC transporter permease, protein MRSRIHPLVGLLAIATFVLLYAPLMAVAVFSVNASRVGTVWRGFTLRWYARLLDNPAVLEAAWNSLVLAAASTAIATVLGTALAMALARFPWPKGVRRLLDLLVYLPVVTPDILFAAALVVAYQFLRAVSGAFNPGLLTMVLGHVTFQIAFVALVVGSRLATMGRTLDEAARDLYATPSVVFRRVTLPLLAPGIAAGAMLAFTLSLDDFVISFFTAGPDSTTLPLYIYASLRRGITPELHALSTLIVLATVLLVVSLEALTRYRKD, encoded by the coding sequence ATGAGAAGCCGCATCCACCCGCTCGTGGGTCTGCTGGCCATCGCCACCTTCGTGCTGCTGTACGCCCCCCTGATGGCCGTGGCCGTCTTCTCGGTGAACGCTTCGCGCGTGGGCACGGTGTGGCGCGGGTTCACGCTGCGGTGGTATGCGCGCCTCCTTGATAACCCGGCCGTGCTCGAGGCCGCGTGGAACAGCCTGGTGCTCGCCGCCGCCTCTACGGCCATCGCCACAGTGCTGGGCACGGCGCTGGCCATGGCCCTGGCGCGATTCCCCTGGCCGAAGGGCGTGCGCCGCCTGCTCGATCTGCTGGTCTATCTGCCCGTGGTGACACCCGACATCCTCTTCGCCGCGGCCCTGGTGGTGGCCTACCAGTTTCTGCGCGCCGTGAGCGGGGCGTTCAATCCCGGCCTCTTGACGATGGTGCTGGGCCATGTGACGTTTCAGATCGCGTTCGTGGCGCTGGTGGTGGGCAGCCGCCTGGCGACGATGGGGCGCACGCTCGACGAGGCGGCGCGCGACCTCTACGCCACGCCATCCGTCGTCTTCCGCCGCGTGACGCTGCCGCTGCTCGCCCCGGGCATTGCGGCGGGGGCCATGCTGGCCTTCACGCTGTCGCTCGACGACTTCGTGATCAGCTTCTTCACGGCGGGGCCGGACTCCACCACCCTGCCGCTCTACATCTACGCCTCGCTCCGCCGCGGCATCACGCCGGAGCTCCACGCCTTGTCAACGCTCATCGTTCTTGCTACAGTGCTGCTCGTCGTGTCGCTGGAGGCTCTGACCCGCTATCGAAAGGATTGA
- a CDS encoding radical SAM protein, with product MPEAKIAGSDTRSICQHCRESVPAEHLIRDGGVYLKKHCAKCGDSEQLISADAERWLWKREVYQYEPSMGAGCSLYCDSCGHDHKPRLLFMDLTNRCNLNCPICLANIPGMGFEFSPPTSYFERIFAELGKRTPPPRVELFGGEPTMRDDLFELIAIAKRNNVPVSIVTNAVKLADEEFCKKLCATGVDFLVAFDGRDPATYRRMRGTEVILEKKLRAIENIEKHSKRKHTLVCTLARDLNDKGMRDHFAFAHEHRKLFRRLFFIPLTEMWEDGRYETRVMTTPEDVEHILEEAFPGENLEFFPAGLLGYVLPALRLFGTERIRFAGVHPNCESAAFVFSDGEKYVPLTHFLKRPLHDLLPELVTRAKRVNPTLERLARGGWFARLRGRLLVLRTYGGLLLGAANFKKIMKGSRFFGLLKILGGLAIGRRFSEQLRKHTHIQDGVPIVILPFEEWHSLESGRMKRCSSAFVYLDPETDQVAFTPFCMWCLHRREMFARIAQRYGSAPWAKALAAAPAEAAAK from the coding sequence ATGCCTGAAGCCAAGATTGCCGGCTCGGATACCAGGAGCATCTGCCAGCACTGCCGCGAGAGCGTCCCCGCCGAACACCTCATCCGCGATGGCGGCGTCTACCTCAAGAAGCACTGTGCAAAGTGCGGCGACAGCGAACAGCTCATCAGCGCCGACGCCGAGCGCTGGCTGTGGAAGCGCGAGGTCTACCAGTACGAGCCTAGCATGGGCGCCGGCTGCTCGCTCTACTGCGACTCGTGCGGCCACGACCACAAGCCGCGCCTGCTGTTCATGGACCTCACGAACCGCTGCAACCTGAACTGCCCGATCTGCCTGGCGAACATCCCGGGCATGGGCTTCGAGTTCAGCCCGCCCACCAGCTACTTCGAGCGCATCTTCGCCGAGCTGGGCAAGCGCACCCCGCCGCCCCGCGTGGAGCTCTTCGGCGGCGAGCCGACCATGCGCGACGATCTCTTCGAGCTGATTGCCATCGCCAAGCGGAACAACGTGCCCGTCTCCATCGTCACCAACGCCGTCAAGCTGGCCGACGAGGAGTTCTGCAAGAAGCTGTGCGCGACAGGCGTGGATTTCCTGGTGGCCTTCGACGGCCGCGACCCGGCCACTTATCGCCGCATGCGCGGCACCGAGGTGATCCTCGAGAAGAAGCTCCGGGCCATCGAGAACATCGAGAAGCACAGCAAGCGCAAGCACACGCTGGTATGCACGCTGGCCCGCGACCTCAACGACAAGGGGATGCGCGACCACTTCGCCTTCGCCCACGAGCACCGCAAGCTCTTCCGCCGCCTGTTCTTCATCCCCCTCACCGAGATGTGGGAAGATGGGCGCTACGAGACCCGTGTGATGACCACGCCCGAAGACGTGGAGCACATCCTCGAGGAGGCGTTCCCCGGCGAGAACCTCGAGTTCTTCCCCGCCGGGCTGCTCGGCTACGTGCTGCCGGCCCTGCGGCTGTTCGGCACCGAGCGCATCCGCTTCGCCGGCGTGCACCCCAACTGCGAGTCGGCGGCGTTCGTCTTCTCCGACGGCGAGAAGTACGTGCCGCTCACCCACTTCCTCAAGCGGCCGCTGCACGACCTGCTGCCCGAGCTGGTCACGCGGGCCAAGCGGGTGAACCCGACGCTCGAGCGCCTGGCCCGCGGCGGCTGGTTCGCGCGCCTGCGCGGGCGGCTGCTCGTGCTGCGCACCTACGGCGGCCTGCTGCTGGGCGCGGCGAACTTCAAGAAGATCATGAAAGGCAGCCGCTTCTTCGGCCTCTTGAAGATCCTGGGCGGTCTGGCGATCGGCCGGCGCTTCTCCGAACAGCTCCGCAAGCACACGCACATCCAGGACGGCGTGCCCATCGTGATCCTGCCCTTCGAGGAGTGGCACTCGCTGGAGTCGGGGCGGATGAAGCGCTGCTCGTCGGCGTTCGTCTACCTCGACCCCGAGACCGACCAGGTGGCGTTCACGCCCTTCTGCATGTGGTGCCTGCACCGCCGCGAGATGTTCGCCAGGATCGCCCAGCGCTACGGCTCGGCGCCCTGGGCGAAGGCCCTGGCCGCGGCGCCCGCCGAGGCCGCCGCAAAGTAG